Proteins encoded by one window of Candidatus Bathyarchaeota archaeon:
- a CDS encoding trimethylamine methyltransferase family protein: protein MIKNRLTLFTKNQIYSIHLASLNVLEEIGILMDDETVLNFMEKMGANVNYKTKIVKIPHELVLEALKKTPKSIKLYGRNLNEITLSKNDVYNGSGNNAVAVLDFDGNRRPATFKDLEDFTRLQDGLDNVHIMSTPITRFLDFPLRGIYKKSYEGVVKNTEKHVINQADGKKELLDEIRMASVILDIDIEDIGKKPIFSIIADMASPLKYPKHVLEVIVESAKFKIPILIESDPHAGGTAPITASGLLIQQNAEILAGITLTQLINPRTPVIYTTAPTVLDMKTGLVSLGAPERSIYVTASAQLANYYNIPFCTVMGTTDSKIVDIQSGYEKAISFLIAALAGSNIITAHTGMLESCLTISYEQSIIDNEIYGMVFRILKSSEVSEKTLLESLEVIKNVGPLGSNYLGQKHTREYFNKEIWLPIVSERNKWETWIKKGKRSTLELAKEKAKKILEDHHPEPLPKETIEKIIEIVKEPI, encoded by the coding sequence TTGATTAAAAACCGTCTTACCTTATTTACAAAAAATCAAATTTACTCCATACATCTTGCAAGTTTAAATGTGCTGGAAGAAATAGGCATCTTAATGGATGATGAAACCGTCTTAAACTTTATGGAGAAAATGGGTGCTAATGTAAATTATAAAACTAAAATTGTTAAAATACCTCATGAGCTAGTTTTAGAAGCTCTTAAAAAAACTCCTAAATCTATAAAACTATATGGACGAAACTTAAATGAAATAACCTTGTCAAAAAATGATGTTTACAACGGTTCAGGAAATAATGCTGTAGCCGTTTTAGATTTTGACGGAAACAGGAGACCCGCCACCTTTAAAGATCTTGAAGATTTTACTAGACTTCAAGATGGGTTAGATAATGTTCATATAATGTCGACACCAATAACAAGATTTCTCGATTTTCCTTTAAGGGGTATATACAAGAAAAGTTATGAAGGGGTTGTAAAAAATACTGAAAAACATGTTATTAACCAAGCTGATGGAAAAAAAGAGCTTCTTGATGAAATTAGGATGGCTTCTGTAATCCTCGATATAGACATAGAGGATATTGGGAAAAAACCTATATTTTCAATAATAGCTGATATGGCCTCCCCTTTAAAGTATCCTAAACACGTTTTAGAAGTAATTGTTGAAAGCGCAAAATTTAAAATCCCAATCTTAATAGAATCTGATCCTCATGCTGGTGGAACCGCGCCGATAACCGCTTCAGGTTTATTAATTCAACAAAATGCTGAAATTTTGGCGGGAATCACTCTTACACAATTGATTAATCCTAGGACTCCAGTGATATATACAACTGCGCCAACTGTACTTGACATGAAAACTGGTCTCGTATCACTTGGGGCTCCAGAAAGAAGCATCTATGTTACAGCCTCCGCTCAATTAGCTAATTATTATAATATACCCTTCTGTACTGTAATGGGAACAACAGACTCAAAAATTGTTGATATTCAATCGGGTTATGAAAAAGCAATTTCCTTCTTAATAGCTGCTTTAGCTGGAAGTAACATTATCACTGCGCATACAGGTATGCTTGAAAGTTGTTTGACTATAAGTTATGAACAAAGTATTATAGATAACGAGATTTATGGAATGGTTTTTCGTATACTTAAAAGTTCAGAAGTATCTGAAAAAACTTTACTTGAATCCTTAGAAGTAATTAAAAATGTTGGTCCTCTTGGAAGTAATTATCTTGGTCAAAAACACACACGGGAGTATTTTAATAAAGAAATATGGCTCCCTATAGTTTCTGAAAGAAATAAATGGGAAACTTGGATAAAAAAGGGAAAAAGAAGTACTTTAGAACTTGCTAAAGAAAAAGCTAAGAAAATTTTGGAGGATCATCATCCTGAACCATTACCAAAAGAAACTATAGAGAAAATAATTGAAATAGTTAAGGAACCAATTTGA
- a CDS encoding (2Fe-2S)-binding protein: MNFLKKRKIICRCEEVTEDEILEAIKDGALNLDAIKRMTRAGMGLCQGRTCSRLIEEILHRTIGIPYEEIILITPRAPLRPIPAKFLAKENSSANKKLKVE, translated from the coding sequence GTGAATTTTTTGAAAAAAAGAAAAATTATATGTCGTTGCGAAGAAGTGACAGAAGATGAAATATTGGAAGCTATAAAGGATGGTGCACTAAATTTAGATGCTATAAAAAGAATGACTAGAGCTGGAATGGGGTTATGTCAAGGGAGAACATGTTCACGATTAATTGAAGAGATTTTACATAGAACAATTGGTATTCCTTATGAGGAGATTATTTTGATAACACCTCGCGCTCCATTAAGGCCTATTCCAGCAAAATTTTTAGCAAAAGAAAATTCTAGTGCTAATAAAAAATTAAAGGTTGAGTAA
- a CDS encoding 4Fe-4S binding protein, protein MLNEQTILNKVKTSPGYPSKERFFKGPVAVIECPEEIPCNPCEEACPFGAIKVGEPITNLPMLIEDKCIGCGKCIANCPGLAIFLVNLNYSKDEATISIPYEFIPLPDVGEEVDVLNREGKFVCKGKVIKVNKGEDHTWVITVSIPKEFFEVARNIKPLK, encoded by the coding sequence ATGTTAAATGAACAAACCATTCTTAACAAAGTGAAGACATCTCCAGGTTACCCATCTAAAGAAAGATTCTTTAAAGGTCCTGTTGCAGTAATAGAATGTCCTGAAGAAATCCCATGCAATCCATGTGAAGAGGCTTGTCCATTTGGAGCCATAAAAGTTGGAGAACCAATTACAAATCTACCCATGCTTATTGAAGATAAGTGTATTGGATGTGGAAAGTGTATTGCTAATTGTCCTGGTTTAGCAATATTTCTGGTAAACCTTAATTATTCAAAGGATGAAGCTACGATTTCTATTCCATATGAATTTATTCCTTTACCAGATGTTGGAGAAGAGGTAGATGTTTTAAATCGAGAGGGTAAATTTGTTTGCAAAGGGAAAGTTATTAAAGTGAATAAAGGGGAAGATCACACTTGGGTTATTACAGTTTCAATTCCTAAAGAGTTTTTTGAAGTTGCTAGAAATATAAAACCTTTAAAATGA
- a CDS encoding FAD-dependent oxidoreductase, translated as MKEAEITVIGAGPAGLSAAIEAAKYGANVEIIDENALPGGQLFKQIHKFFGSKEHYAGTRGYDIGRKLLSEAENLKVVIKLNTVAFGVFDKNKIGLFDQKDILISKPKKIIIATGASENPLAFPGWTLPGVMGAGAVQTMINIHRVLPGKKVLMVGAGNVGLIVSYQLLQAGADVVAIVEAMPKIGGYFVHAAKVLRMGVPILTSHTIIEAKGEKEVESATIAALDQNWNLIKGSEKELDVDLICIAVGLKPEADLCRMLNCEFTYVPFLGGRIPLHNEDMETTIPGVYVAGDVSGVEEASVAIEEGRIAGISAAESLGYISEEESEKERMKCKNRLKAFRIGPFGSPRQEGKNKVFEEYKRRTKNVK; from the coding sequence ATGAAAGAAGCTGAAATAACAGTAATAGGGGCTGGTCCAGCTGGGCTTTCAGCCGCTATTGAAGCTGCTAAATATGGAGCAAATGTTGAAATAATTGATGAGAATGCTCTTCCAGGAGGACAACTTTTTAAACAAATTCATAAATTTTTTGGTTCTAAAGAACATTACGCAGGAACTAGGGGTTACGATATAGGACGTAAGCTTCTTAGTGAAGCTGAAAATTTGAAAGTTGTAATAAAGTTAAATACAGTAGCTTTTGGTGTTTTTGATAAAAATAAGATAGGATTGTTTGATCAGAAAGACATTCTTATTTCTAAACCAAAAAAAATCATAATAGCGACTGGGGCTTCTGAAAATCCTTTAGCTTTCCCAGGTTGGACGCTTCCTGGAGTCATGGGAGCAGGAGCAGTTCAAACTATGATAAATATTCATAGAGTACTTCCCGGCAAGAAAGTATTAATGGTAGGAGCAGGTAATGTTGGTTTAATTGTATCATATCAATTACTTCAAGCTGGGGCAGATGTTGTAGCAATAGTTGAAGCAATGCCTAAAATAGGAGGTTACTTTGTTCATGCAGCTAAAGTATTAAGGATGGGAGTTCCTATTCTAACCTCTCATACAATAATTGAAGCGAAAGGAGAGAAAGAAGTAGAAAGTGCTACAATAGCTGCTTTAGATCAAAATTGGAACCTAATTAAGGGAAGCGAGAAAGAGCTTGATGTAGATTTAATTTGTATTGCTGTTGGATTAAAACCAGAAGCAGATTTATGTAGAATGTTAAATTGTGAATTTACATATGTTCCGTTTTTAGGAGGGCGTATTCCCCTTCATAACGAAGATATGGAAACAACAATTCCAGGAGTCTATGTTGCTGGGGATGTTTCTGGAGTTGAAGAAGCCTCAGTAGCTATAGAGGAGGGTAGAATTGCCGGAATAAGTGCAGCTGAATCCTTAGGATATATTTCTGAAGAAGAATCTGAAAAAGAAAGAATGAAATGTAAGAATAGACTTAAAGCATTTAGAATAGGTCCTTTTGGATCCCCTCGACAAGAAGGGAAAAATAAAGTATTTGAAGAATATAAAAGGCGAACTAAAAATGTTAAATGA
- a CDS encoding (2Fe-2S)-binding protein, producing the protein MRIVDHPILGKIKERKKVFIEVDGKKIEAYEGEPIAAALLAAGIRVFRFTAKEKEPRGVFCAIGRCTDCIMTVDGIPNVRTCVTPVRDGMKIKTQVGLGKWEQK; encoded by the coding sequence TTGAGAATAGTTGACCATCCTATTCTTGGAAAAATAAAAGAAAGAAAAAAAGTATTCATAGAAGTTGATGGAAAAAAAATTGAGGCTTATGAAGGCGAACCTATAGCTGCCGCATTATTAGCTGCGGGAATAAGAGTATTTCGTTTTACAGCAAAGGAAAAAGAACCTAGAGGAGTCTTTTGTGCTATTGGACGATGCACCGATTGTATAATGACTGTCGATGGAATTCCAAATGTTAGAACTTGTGTAACGCCAGTAAGAGATGGAATGAAAATAAAAACTCAAGTAGGTTTAGGAAAATGGGAGCAAAAATAA
- a CDS encoding FAD-binding oxidoreductase, which produces MEFPSNCEAIIIGGGMIGCSIAYRLAQADYDVVVFEWRNIASGASGRNGGQVIQLDGRDKDPNSIARRLIYTKENTKLLDELTEELDYDFELNRCGSFDIAFNKKEAEELNELVEIQRKAGDKEIEFLEGKIVEKMFPMLRKGIYGARYRPTDGNLEPFKLTFGLAKAAKKHKARIYTRTKVDKILINNKEVTGVSVQGKTIKAKWVINATNAWASFLTPEIDILPLRQVAILTERLSPVEKPSPIETVIEGDVIYTTTQTKSGNVIVGGLRTQPRFRNDHYKEDVSLEEIQGSTSIITKLFPSLSHVNIIRTWAGTMGFTPDGLPCVGPIPNVKGLLIAAGFSNGMANVAIIGKLVSEYILHNGKTSLPLDPFNPARFYKRKINWPEPYNYTILAEFLKKL; this is translated from the coding sequence ATGGAGTTCCCTTCGAATTGCGAAGCGATAATTATCGGTGGAGGAATGATAGGGTGCTCAATTGCTTATAGACTTGCTCAAGCTGATTATGACGTTGTTGTTTTTGAATGGCGTAATATTGCTTCTGGGGCTTCTGGAAGAAATGGGGGACAAGTAATTCAGCTTGATGGACGAGATAAAGATCCCAACTCTATAGCTCGAAGGCTCATTTACACAAAAGAAAATACTAAGCTTCTTGATGAATTAACTGAAGAATTGGATTACGATTTTGAACTAAATAGATGTGGTAGCTTTGATATAGCTTTTAATAAAAAGGAAGCTGAAGAATTAAATGAGTTAGTAGAAATACAAAGAAAAGCAGGCGATAAAGAAATAGAATTTTTAGAAGGTAAAATTGTAGAAAAAATGTTCCCTATGTTAAGAAAAGGTATTTATGGGGCAAGATACCGTCCAACAGATGGAAATCTTGAACCGTTTAAATTAACCTTTGGTCTGGCTAAAGCAGCTAAGAAACATAAAGCAAGAATATATACACGCACTAAGGTAGATAAAATTTTAATAAACAATAAAGAAGTTACAGGAGTAAGTGTACAAGGAAAAACTATTAAAGCTAAATGGGTAATTAATGCTACAAATGCGTGGGCTTCATTTTTAACTCCTGAAATAGATATACTTCCGCTTAGACAAGTTGCAATATTAACAGAGAGACTTTCCCCTGTTGAAAAACCATCTCCAATAGAGACAGTTATTGAAGGTGATGTAATTTATACAACTACTCAAACGAAAAGTGGGAATGTAATTGTTGGAGGTTTAAGAACTCAACCAAGATTTAGAAATGATCATTATAAAGAAGATGTTTCTTTAGAGGAGATTCAGGGAAGCACAAGCATAATCACAAAGTTATTTCCATCTTTATCTCATGTTAATATAATTCGAACCTGGGCAGGTACTATGGGTTTTACTCCAGATGGATTACCCTGTGTAGGACCCATACCTAATGTAAAAGGACTATTAATCGCTGCAGGCTTCTCTAATGGAATGGCAAATGTTGCTATTATTGGAAAACTTGTTTCAGAATATATTCTTCATAATGGTAAAACTTCTTTACCTCTAGATCCATTTAATCCCGCTCGTTTTTATAAAAGAAAAATTAACTGGCCAGAACCATATAACTATACAATTTTAGCAGAATTTTTGAAAAAATTATAA
- a CDS encoding APC family permease, which produces MEEKKVFVRTASGLVRAVSTLDAFFMSFWALSPLLGGVFIFWFSASVFPGGHLPLASLVSIPFSLALASVYAYFCAAMPRSGGDYIFVSRTLHPILGFFMNFNYVFWVGIAWYAYNVWLTLTFAFSLANSMGFTTVYEFWTQPTPFFIAGIVYITLMGIMMILGMRVYTKIQLIAGILGFIATILAIGVFAAHLGVENFIPLFNSWAKQYTEVENSYSYVIETAKNLGYGFKGWNGSEFLGSLAVLWFLMCIPVWSNWVAGEIKKADAVKTHMIAMGGTSILAGIICAIFTALLMGAVGWEFYTSFGALTLYPPEGWNVPITAEWPNIMRLIETNPVLLSLIDLGFFAAAFILVPMDILLFTRCAFAWAFDRVMPSFLSEVNPRFHTPVKTIVIFTILGYFWWWFFLYSGMYSLVAAVTIGVSISFILTSISAIVFPYLRKDIYEASPAKKEIFGIPVISMAGCIATIYMLIMIGMYLAHPGLRELSISPAVAILIAIIFIVSILIFCIARTYHEKREGIDIMWAFKELPPG; this is translated from the coding sequence ATGGAAGAAAAGAAAGTATTTGTGAGAACAGCTTCTGGACTTGTAAGAGCAGTAAGCACTTTAGACGCGTTTTTCATGAGTTTCTGGGCCTTAAGTCCCTTGCTTGGTGGAGTTTTCATATTTTGGTTTTCAGCATCAGTATTTCCAGGAGGTCATCTACCTTTAGCATCGCTAGTTTCTATACCTTTTAGTTTAGCGCTTGCCTCTGTCTACGCATATTTCTGTGCAGCAATGCCCCGATCAGGAGGAGACTATATATTCGTAAGCAGAACATTACACCCAATTCTAGGTTTTTTCATGAATTTTAACTATGTATTTTGGGTTGGTATAGCGTGGTACGCATATAACGTATGGCTTACTTTAACCTTTGCATTTTCACTGGCTAACAGTATGGGATTTACAACAGTATATGAATTCTGGACACAACCTACACCATTCTTTATCGCTGGAATAGTATATATAACCTTAATGGGGATAATGATGATTTTAGGAATGCGCGTCTATACAAAAATTCAGCTTATAGCAGGAATTTTAGGATTTATAGCAACAATACTGGCTATTGGAGTATTTGCAGCACATTTAGGTGTTGAAAACTTTATTCCCCTGTTTAACTCATGGGCGAAGCAATACACAGAGGTGGAGAATTCATATAGTTATGTTATTGAAACAGCAAAAAATTTAGGCTATGGATTTAAAGGCTGGAACGGTTCTGAATTTCTTGGATCCTTAGCAGTGTTATGGTTTTTAATGTGTATACCAGTTTGGAGCAATTGGGTTGCTGGAGAAATAAAAAAAGCTGATGCTGTCAAAACTCACATGATTGCGATGGGGGGGACATCAATCTTAGCAGGGATAATTTGTGCTATATTTACAGCATTACTCATGGGTGCAGTAGGATGGGAATTTTATACATCTTTTGGCGCGCTTACATTATATCCACCTGAAGGCTGGAATGTCCCCATTACTGCAGAATGGCCAAATATTATGAGGTTAATTGAGACAAATCCAGTATTATTAAGTTTAATTGATTTAGGTTTTTTTGCAGCAGCATTCATTTTAGTTCCAATGGATATTTTACTATTTACTAGATGCGCATTTGCATGGGCATTTGATAGAGTAATGCCATCATTCCTTTCTGAAGTTAATCCTAGATTTCATACACCAGTAAAAACGATAGTGATATTCACAATATTAGGATACTTTTGGTGGTGGTTCTTTCTATATTCAGGTATGTATAGCTTAGTAGCTGCAGTAACAATTGGAGTTTCAATCTCATTTATCCTTACTTCTATATCGGCAATAGTTTTCCCATACTTAAGGAAAGATATTTATGAGGCGTCTCCGGCAAAAAAAGAAATATTCGGAATCCCTGTAATAAGTATGGCAGGTTGCATAGCTACAATTTATATGCTTATAATGATAGGAATGTACCTAGCACATCCAGGCCTTAGAGAGCTTTCAATATCTCCTGCTGTGGCAATACTAATTGCTATTATATTTATTGTTTCTATTCTTATATTCTGTATTGCACGAACATATCACGAGAAGAGAGAAGGAATAGATATAATGTGGGCATTTAAAGAGTTGCCACCTGGATAA